The following are from one region of the Streptomyces rubrogriseus genome:
- a CDS encoding FAD-binding dehydrogenase, with product MDADVIVVGAGLAGLVAAHELTSRGRRVALVDQENAANLGGQAFWSFGGLFLVDSPEQRRLGVKDSLDLAWNDWQGSAGFDRTEDEDSWAVRWARAYVEWAAGEKRSWLAGHGITFLPTVGWAERGDLRAGGHGNSVPRFHIAWGTGTGVVEPFVRYAKQAARDGLLTFHHRHRVDHLVVEDGTARGVRGTVLAPDDSPRGVASNRDAAGEFELTARAVVVTSGGIGADHDIVRRHWPERLGTPPAEMVTGVPAYVDGRMLGISAEAGARLVNRDRMWHYTEGVRNWDPIWPGHGIRILPGPSSMWFDALGRRLPEPYLPGYDTLGTLRHLRTAEGLAEHDHSWFVLTRKIVEKEFALSGSEQNPDITAKDRAGFLRERVLGKGAPGPVDAFLRHGADFVTAPNLEQLVEKMNRLTDKPLLDAAALRRQIEARDLQMANPYAKDAQVQGIRNARRYIGDRLGRVAAPHRILDPAAGPLIGVKLHILTRKTLGGIQTDLDSRALGADGTPVEGLYAAGEVAGFGGGGVHGYNALEGTFLGGCLFSGRAAGRAAARQTA from the coding sequence ATGGATGCCGACGTCATCGTGGTCGGAGCGGGTCTGGCGGGCCTGGTCGCGGCCCACGAGCTGACCAGCCGGGGCCGGAGGGTCGCGCTGGTGGACCAGGAGAACGCGGCCAACCTCGGCGGGCAGGCCTTCTGGTCCTTCGGCGGCCTCTTCCTGGTCGATTCCCCGGAACAGCGCCGCCTCGGCGTCAAGGACTCCCTCGACCTGGCCTGGAACGACTGGCAGGGCAGCGCCGGATTCGACCGGACCGAGGACGAGGACTCCTGGGCGGTGCGCTGGGCGCGGGCGTACGTCGAGTGGGCGGCGGGGGAGAAGCGGTCCTGGCTCGCCGGGCACGGCATCACCTTCCTGCCCACCGTCGGCTGGGCCGAGCGCGGCGACCTGAGGGCGGGCGGCCACGGCAACTCCGTACCCCGCTTCCACATCGCCTGGGGCACCGGCACGGGGGTCGTCGAGCCCTTCGTGCGGTACGCGAAGCAGGCCGCGCGGGACGGACTGCTCACCTTCCACCACCGCCACCGCGTCGACCACCTGGTGGTCGAGGACGGCACGGCGCGCGGGGTGCGCGGCACGGTCCTCGCCCCGGACGACTCGCCGCGCGGCGTCGCCTCCAACCGCGACGCGGCCGGAGAGTTCGAGCTCACCGCCCGGGCCGTGGTCGTCACCTCCGGCGGCATCGGCGCCGACCACGACATCGTCCGTCGCCACTGGCCCGAGCGCCTGGGCACCCCGCCCGCCGAGATGGTCACCGGCGTCCCCGCCTACGTCGACGGACGGATGCTCGGCATCAGCGCCGAGGCGGGCGCCCGCCTGGTCAACCGGGACCGGATGTGGCACTACACCGAGGGCGTGCGCAACTGGGACCCGATCTGGCCCGGCCACGGCATCCGCATCCTGCCCGGACCGTCCTCGATGTGGTTCGACGCGCTGGGCCGCCGGCTGCCGGAGCCGTACCTGCCCGGTTACGACACCCTGGGCACCCTGCGCCACCTGCGCACGGCCGAGGGCCTCGCGGAACACGACCACTCCTGGTTCGTCCTCACCCGGAAGATCGTCGAGAAGGAGTTCGCGCTCTCCGGCTCCGAGCAGAACCCCGACATCACCGCCAAGGACCGCGCCGGCTTCCTGCGCGAACGCGTGCTGGGCAAGGGAGCACCGGGTCCGGTGGACGCGTTCCTGCGCCACGGCGCGGACTTCGTCACCGCGCCGAACCTGGAGCAACTGGTGGAGAAGATGAACCGGTTGACGGACAAGCCGCTCCTGGACGCCGCCGCGCTCCGGCGCCAGATCGAGGCCCGCGACTTGCAGATGGCCAACCCGTACGCCAAGGACGCCCAGGTGCAGGGCATCCGCAACGCCCGCCGCTACATCGGCGACCGCCTCGGCCGGGTCGCCGCCCCGCACCGCATCCTCGACCCGGCGGCCGGCCCGCTGATCGGCGTCAAGCTGCACATCCTCACCCGCAAGACCCTCGGCGGCATCCAGACCGACCTCGACTCCCGCGCCCTGGGTGCGGACGGCACTCCGGTCGAGGGCCTGTACGCGGCCGGTGAGGTGGCCGGCTTCGGCGGGGGAGGGGTGCACGGGTACAACGCGCTGGAGGGCACCTTCCTCGGCGGCTGCCTGTTCTCCGGGCGGGCGGCGGGCCGGGCCGCGGCGCGGCAGACCGCCTGA